Genomic segment of Jaculus jaculus isolate mJacJac1 chromosome 6, mJacJac1.mat.Y.cur, whole genome shotgun sequence:
aatactcattggagaagagacagcctcttcagcaaatggtgttttgaaaactggataaatatctgcagaaggatgaaaatagattcttctctctcgccatgcacaagaattaagttcaaatggattaaagaccttaacatcagaccggaaactttgaaactgctagaggaaaaagtaggggaaacccttcaacatattggtcttggcaaagactttctgagtacaaccccaattgctcaggcaataaaaccacagattaaccactgggacctaatgaaattacaaagattttgcaccacaaaggacacagtgaaaaaagcaaagaggcaacctacagaatgggaaaaaatcttcgccagctatatatctgatagaggattaatatctaggatatacaaagaactcaaaaagttaaataataaggaatcaaacaagccaatcaaaaaatgggctatggagctaaatagagagttctcaaaggaagaaatacgaatggcatataagcatctaaaaaaatgttctacgtcactagtcatcagggaaatgcagattaaaactacattgagattccatctcactcttgtcagattggccactatcatgaaaacaaatgatcataaatgttggcggggatgtggaaaaaaaggaacacttctgcactgctggtgggaatgcaatctggtccagccattgtggaaaacagtgtggaggttcctaaagcagctagagattgatctaccatatggcccagctatagcactcctaggcatatattcaaaggactcatctcatttccttagaagtacgtgctcaacaatgtttattgctgctcaattcataatagctgggaaatggaaccagcctagatgtccctcaacagatgagtggataatgaagatgtggcacattcatacaatggagttcttctactcagcggtaaagaaaaatgaagttatgaaatttgcagaaaagtggatggacctggaaaggattatactaagtgaggtaacccaggcccagaaagccaagcgccacatgttctctctcatatgtggatcctagctacagatgactgggcttctgcgtgagaatgaaaatacttagtagcagaggccagtaaggtaaaaaggagacataaagggtagagaaaggaagggaggaggatacttaataggttgatattgtatatatgtaattacaatgattgtaatggggaggtaatatgatggagaatggaatttcaaatgggaaagtgtgggggcggagagggatggaattaccatgggatatattttagaatcatggaaaatgttaataaaaatcaaaaagaaaaaaaaaaagatttatgcagtttccaaatcaagacagctttctgtcaaagcacttggttacctatCTGAGGCAAAAccaaggccctattgctgaagacaccataagttgctgacacagagcacagagagacctggctagaattcagaagaaagccagtccccagagagttagccgTCTAGTGCtataaagtgctacatgagctactgggaaaaaatggccaacaacagtctgagcaaccagaggtctaagctactcagaagcaatcacCATgacagtgcaatagtggaacacagtcccagtgggtaaccaatagctttctgactggttaagagattgctcagtataatggaattgggaaccagatcacaatactatggagacaaagattatgttgtccagtgtcaagctctcactagtctttggctaaaagaggagctgcatgcatcaaattctccataaattaatGATACGTATCCCATtttaactatgctgacttcactttctgttggagaatctgttcttttttagaaggtaATGAGACcagagaagataaactaccccttgcactttagccaagccacagctgaatccacagaggaattgggtagATGAACAAGAGTATTGCTTCCATGCtattcctgataatcagtgccaggtgtaggagacagacccttaGGATACTCAATTccttccaaagcagagatccagaggctcctaagagcacattactgaagtagacttaaaacacacccactatggctcatagaattttgtggaagaaggagcagaaagattttaagaaccacaggctgagacatcatTCCCAGAGGTATCCCCCCaccaaataactgactactgacCTCACaatacataaaccacaaccccatggagaatacctgcaaccccacgaggagcatccccaatggattGGGgatagggacaagggaaaagagtgtaccaacacatgatgtatccatacgaaatatcttgttaataataataataataatagtaaacactaaaaaaggaaaataccattggaattttgatatggaTTCCATAGGCTCTAATTCTCTTGGGtagtatgaatattttaaaatgattagtACATCTAATCTAAGATCATAAGCATCTTTACATTAGTGTGTAGTTTCAGTTTCTTTATTGAATATTCTGTCATTTTCATAGATTTGTAAGTTTATCTGAGAATTATTCATTGAAAACTGGCAGAAAAAGAACATTATATTCTATAATAACTCTGGGGgtttttttgcttctgttttctaGGTTTTAGCATTGACTATATCAAGCAAAAGTCtttgaaatatttacatataatgtGAAATTTATATGAAAGATATTAATTAGCTTGACCTCCAAGCACAATTTTAATTGCTCATTTAGTAtatatttcattgtttgttttggtttttgaaacaaggtgtCATGTAGCTCTGCTAGTCTCTAATTCTCTATGTAGCTAAGAATAGCCTGAAATCTTGATCCTgatgtttctacctcccaagtgctgtaattacaggtgtgtatcaccatggcCAGATTAATATGTAATTTCTCTATGTCTTTGATATACTTAATTGTATGGTATACTGAATTTTATGCCTGTGTGAACTACAGCATTTTTCTATTCTTCATTAATTATTCATGGAAATATTAATATGGTCTCagattgtttaaatattttcctcATCTTCCCTATTTAAAGGATAACATGACACATGATACCACAGATTTCCCTGGTAATCAGTGTCCATCATCATGACCTAGTGTCTTCATTATACTTTTAAACaattactgctgtatagaattccattgtgtagatataccatatcttagtcatccattcttctagtgatggacatctgggttgattccagctcttagctattatgaattgagctgctacaaacatggttgagcaaatctctctggcctgtggtttaaaggttttagggtaaatgcccagtaagggaataactgggtctgttggtatctctatagtcagttttttcaggagtctccatattgctttccaaagtggttgtaccatcttatttATATTCCTAACAGAGGATAAGTGCTCCTAatcctccacatcctctccagcatttattttcatttgttttttttgatgtttgctatccttacaggggtaaggtggaatgtcacagttgttttaattttcatttccctgatgattaaggatgatgaacattttcttaagagtgtgtttgccatgtgtatttattcctctatgaactgcctgttcagctctttcccccattttgtgagtgggttgtttgactttttactgattaggtttttgagttccttgtagattctagagattaggactctgtcagttggataaccagcaaaaaattttcccccattctgtgggtaatctattgactttgcttattatatgcttgtctgtaaagaaactcttcagcttcatggttgagtgactatttaagatcatgagctactgggattttgttcaggaagtcttttcccattcctatgtcatggaaagttcttcctatattttcttccagtagtagtcgagtttctggtcttatattgaggtctttaggaTTTTATATGGGGTACATGCATATGCCTTATCAAACAATTATCAATATACTTGATACATTGCTAAGTCAATCATTTTTGCTACCATTTTATACCTTAAAAGTGTGTATATACATAGacacgtatatgtatatatatattatttatctaaAGTTTAAAATGTGATATTAAAATCTCATGAATATTGTTCTACAAATGTATGCTAATTTGGTCCATTTTTCTGTCCTAAAAACTGCTTTTACATAATCATATCTAATAGTTCCATTACCCTACAatgcataaatataaaattttattgtaatcTTTATATGAATATTATACCCTTATAAATTTTAAGTTCCAGTGTCATACTTTTATAATATTtgtgtttctaatatttttaaagtatagacTTAATAATCAACTTTTTTATCAGTTTTGTGTTGATTTTACCTGCCACTTTTGGTTTTCCacaaattgcattttattttttttaatttctgtaataatgaattatttcatatttatttttgatattttcattccTAGTAATAAATAGTTGTATACTACTTATGCTGTTTGAAATTTTctatacacttttattttttgacaattttatacatgtatacaatgcattttgatggAAGTcacccccattaccctctcttgatTGCTCCGACTCATTCTGATCTCAGCCTTCTTCACAACTAACCTGCTTCTCCTTCCGTGCTTCCACTTGTGTGACCCATTGAGTTTACTTAGGGTTGTTAGCTTTAACATGGATAGTAGTGTTTATTCATCCTGGGCATATATACAAAAGATTATATCCTACTACAGAGAAACCATTATATCCATGTACATTGAtagtctattcacaatagctaggaaatggaatcatcaATGGTTGAATGGATAATGTAATGTGAtacatatacaatggaattttattcagctataaggaaaaataaaatttgtaggaaaatgaatggaaatatGAAATATCGTGTTAAGTGATATAAGCCATGTCCAGAAAGACAAACCCTATATGTCTGTCTCATGTGTGGATTTAAGCTTCAAATTTTTAGAATTATGCATTTGGGGTGAGCATCTATAGAGGCCATGGAGCAAAGTAGAGACCacgaggtagagagaaagagacctaaAGGGGGAGGAGGTTGCAAAGATATATAATTTGTCTCTGAACTATCTGTATTTATTTACGCACCAGGAATTGCATTCTTAGTCACATCTGTGTTAAGTAGGTACCTATAAATATTGCATTCATTTTCAATGACTTCATCAAATCCATTTTTATGACATTCCATCTCCATTTATTTGGTATATTTGATGGTAAAATTTTATGACAGCATAAGCCAAAATATAGTCTTTGCATTTAAGCATAAAAGTAGTCATTTCTAGCAACTTTGCTGATATAATTTCACCAGAGATCAGCTTCTTCAGGTGTTCCAGCCTGTAATAATTCTTCTTTTGGCTTATCATAAGACATGGAATGTGAAAAGATATAAGCAAGTATACCTTATGGAATAGAACTGGTGAAATAGTTGCTGGTTAAGCTTCATGTAGCCCATTTTCATAGGAGATCACGAAATGGAGTCATATATGCCAGCTTTTTGAGAGGTAATGAAgctaaaatattatgaaaaactGGTTCTTACATATGATTGCTGGACAGTGATGGAGGTTTTGGCGTCTGCTTTTACTTGTACTCAGTCTATGATTTTTGTTTCAAGCACaaactatttcaaaaatattcttaCAGATCCAACAATAGACGACACAGAACCCCAAGTCCACCAAGAGAGCAGTATCACGTGACCCTAACTAAGTACCAGTCATCAGGAATCCCAGATGAGGATCAGCAGAAGCCTAATGTCCTTCCTCAGCCAAAACAGCAACTCCCACCCAGGAAAGATCACTCACAGTTCTCATCACTTACTGcacaatgtgtgtgtgagtgtgtgtgtgtgtgtatgtgtgtgtgtgtgtgtgcatgagagagagtgttttaatttcattttgtctTTGCTGTGAATTGTAACATCATACAAGTGAAGCATGGAGACACTAAGAATTTTTATCTCCTCCGTACTAactcaaactacaaataaactgATCTATTTTCACCAATTACTATCTCCCACTTTTTCAGTAAGGCAACAAGCAATATACTCATAACTCAGGGTACTAGTtgagaaaattacaaaaaaagattttaggaaaatatatttgaatgTACAACTTTTTAAAGGGAGCTTTAAAATGACTGTGAAATACTTATCTAGCTATTTAAGTTGAATTCTACTCACTACCCTTTCCATACTGTATTTTCTCCCTTATATAGGCCATTTGCCACTTACTAAAGTGCTAAGTAATTTACTTTTACTCATTATGTTGTCTGTTGGTGGGCTCTGTGAATAAAAGCAAGCTCTGTAAGAGTGGGAACCACCATGTGCTTTATTTCCTTCAGCATACCTCACCTAAAAAGATGCTTTCACCTCACTTGTGGTTTCAGCTAGAGTTCAGGAAAATTAGTGATTGTTTGATAACATTCTTTTTGTGAAATCCTTAAGAGCCTGTTTGACCTGCTGGTTCCTTAATGTATAAATAAAGGGGTTCAGCATGGGAGCCACAGAAGTGTTAAGTATAGCTACCCCTTTGTTTAGAGCCACACGCTCTTTGGCAGATGTTTttacatacataaacatacagCTTCCATAAGAAATAGAAACCACAACCATATGGGAGGAACAAGTGGAAAAGGCCTTTTTCCTTTGCTGGGCAGAGGGGATCTTCAGAATTGTTCTTAGAATAAGCATGTAGGAGAGAATCACTAAGGCCAAAGTGACCATGAGTGTGAACACTGCTAAGAAAAATGCCATAAGCTCTAGGACCTTTGTGTCTGTGCAGGCAATGAGCAGCAGGGGAGAAGAGTCACAGGAGAAGTGGTCAATAATGTTGGAGTTGCAGAATTCCAGTTGGAGGCCCATAATCACTGGGGGGAAGATGATGAGGAAACCAGCTAACCAGGAGGTGATTATAAGATAATTGCAGACTTTGTTGTTCATGATAGTTGTATAATGCAGAGGTTTACAAATGGCCACGTAGCGATCATAGGACATTGCAGCCAGAAGAAAAAATTCTGTCGCCCCCAGAAGGATCATAAAAAATACTTGTGTCATGCAAGCATTATAGGAAATAATTTTATTCCCTGTAGCAATGCTAATCAGAAACCTAGGGATGCAGACTGTTGTAAATGAAATTTCTAAGAAAGAGAAATTCCTGAGGAAAAAATACATGGGAGTTTTCAAATGAACATTTGACAATGTTAATACAATGATAGTCATGTTTCCACTTACACTCAGTAAGTATGTGAGCAACATAAAGAAGAATGTGACAACTTGTAGCTCTGGATCATCTGTAATTCCCAGAAGAATAAATTCTGTAATTGATGTCCTATTTTTCATGGCTAATCTGAATTCTGATGGCTGTGGataaaaaagaacattaaattTTGATACGATTTCAAAGATGCTAGTAGTGTGTTTTTGTACTTTACATAAAGAAAGCTTTCACCAGGTGCCACCAATAAAAAGTGGCAAAAAAGCTAACCATCAGAACTGAAAGCTAAAATTGTGCttcagaatggggaaaaaaaaaaaatgtttccttgtgcctataacatacatacatagcaATTTCAAAATTTGTTCAGCATAAAAATAATTGATTGTTGTCATTATCAagcttattttgtgttttttttgttttaaatatactcTTTATTAAAGAACAGTAATAGAAAATTCTATGTGTTCAAGCAAACCTCAGGGTAGATGCATTCTTGGCATATATAGCTTATCACATGTGTACATCAACAGCCCCATTTTGGTTTGCTTTCAATGCCAA
This window contains:
- the LOC101614535 gene encoding olfactory receptor 6C65; protein product: MKNRTSITEFILLGITDDPELQVVTFFFMLLTYLLSVSGNMTIIVLTLSNVHLKTPMYFFLRNFSFLEISFTTVCIPRFLISIATGNKIISYNACMTQVFFMILLGATEFFLLAAMSYDRYVAICKPLHYTTIMNNKVCNYLIITSWLAGFLIIFPPVIMGLQLEFCNSNIIDHFSCDSSPLLLIACTDTKVLELMAFFLAVFTLMVTLALVILSYMLILRTILKIPSAQQRKKAFSTCSSHMVVVSISYGSCMFMYVKTSAKERVALNKGVAILNTSVAPMLNPFIYTLRNQQVKQALKDFTKRMLSNNH